From Pseudomonas fluorescens, one genomic window encodes:
- a CDS encoding homocysteine S-methyltransferase family protein — MVILDGGMGRELQRSGAPFRQPEWSALALSEAPDKVIGVHAAFIAAGAQVITSNSYAVVPFHIGEERFAREGLALAATAGQLARTAADAAPQPVKVAGSLPPLFGSYRPDLFQPERVAELLTPLLQGLAPHVDLWLAETQSSIAEVQAIHALLPADGKPFWVSFTLRDEEVDETPRLRSGEPVAEAIEAVAKLGVAAVLFNCSQPEVIGDAVDVAQSVIRRLGQDIAIGAYANAFPPQPKEAKANDGLDELRADLDPAGYLVWARDWQQRGLSMIGGCCGIGPEHIAELKRNLG; from the coding sequence ATGGTGATTCTCGATGGCGGCATGGGCCGCGAATTGCAGCGCAGCGGCGCCCCCTTTCGCCAGCCCGAGTGGTCGGCGCTGGCCCTCAGCGAAGCGCCGGACAAAGTGATTGGCGTGCATGCCGCGTTTATCGCCGCCGGGGCCCAGGTGATCACCAGCAACAGCTACGCGGTGGTGCCCTTCCATATTGGTGAAGAGCGTTTTGCCCGCGAAGGCCTGGCGCTCGCGGCCACCGCCGGGCAACTGGCGCGCACGGCGGCGGACGCTGCCCCTCAACCGGTCAAGGTCGCCGGTTCGCTGCCGCCGTTGTTCGGTTCCTACCGTCCGGATCTGTTCCAGCCGGAGCGGGTCGCGGAACTCCTCACACCGCTGCTGCAAGGCCTGGCACCCCATGTCGACCTGTGGCTGGCGGAAACCCAAAGCTCGATCGCCGAGGTACAGGCCATCCATGCCCTGCTGCCGGCGGATGGCAAGCCGTTTTGGGTGTCCTTCACCCTGCGTGACGAAGAGGTCGACGAAACCCCGCGCCTGCGCTCCGGCGAGCCGGTGGCCGAGGCCATCGAAGCGGTCGCCAAACTGGGTGTGGCGGCGGTGCTGTTCAACTGCAGCCAGCCGGAAGTGATCGGCGACGCGGTGGACGTCGCGCAGTCGGTCATCCGCCGCCTGGGCCAGGACATCGCCATCGGCGCCTACGCCAACGCCTTCCCGCCGCAACCCAAGGAAGCCAAGGCCAACGACGGTCTCGACGAACTGCGCGCCGACCTCGACCCTGCCGGTTACCTGGTATGGGCCCGCGACTGGCAGCAACGCGGCCTGAGCATGATCGGCGGCTGCTGCGGCATCGGCCCGGAGCATATTGCCGAGTTGAAGCGGAATCTGGGTTAG
- a CDS encoding alpha/beta fold hydrolase — MTFITTQDGTQIFYKDWGQKDATPIVFHHGWPLSADDWDAQMMFFLLRGYRVIAHDRRGHGRSTQTWQGNEMDTYAADVIALTDALDLKGAIHVGHSTGGGEVARYTARAKPGRVAKAVLISAVPPIMVQSASNPGGLPLEVFDGFRAALVAGRAQFYLDVPTGPFYGFNRPGAEVSQGAINNWWRQGMMGGAKAHYDCIKAFSETDFTEDLKAIEVPTLVMHGEDDQIVPFADSAPLSVKLLKHPTFKPYPGLPHGMPTTHAELINADLLAFIQG, encoded by the coding sequence ATGACCTTCATCACCACCCAGGACGGCACGCAGATTTTCTACAAGGATTGGGGCCAGAAAGACGCCACACCCATCGTGTTCCACCACGGCTGGCCGCTGAGCGCCGACGACTGGGACGCGCAGATGATGTTCTTCCTGCTCAGGGGCTACCGGGTAATTGCCCACGACCGGCGCGGTCACGGGCGCTCGACCCAGACCTGGCAAGGCAACGAGATGGACACCTACGCCGCTGACGTCATCGCCCTGACCGACGCCCTCGACCTCAAGGGCGCGATCCACGTCGGCCACTCCACCGGCGGTGGCGAGGTCGCGCGCTACACCGCCCGGGCCAAGCCGGGACGGGTGGCCAAGGCGGTGCTGATCAGCGCGGTACCGCCGATCATGGTGCAATCGGCAAGCAACCCCGGCGGCCTGCCGCTTGAGGTGTTCGACGGCTTCCGCGCAGCGCTGGTAGCGGGTCGTGCGCAGTTCTACCTGGATGTGCCGACCGGGCCGTTCTACGGTTTCAATCGCCCCGGGGCCGAGGTCTCGCAAGGTGCGATCAACAATTGGTGGCGCCAGGGCATGATGGGCGGCGCCAAGGCCCACTACGACTGCATCAAGGCGTTCTCCGAGACCGACTTCACCGAGGACCTCAAGGCCATCGAGGTGCCGACCCTGGTGATGCATGGCGAGGACGACCAGATCGTGCCGTTCGCCGACTCCGCGCCACTGTCCGTCAAACTGCTCAAGCACCCCACCTTCAAGCCCTACCCAGGCCTGCCCCACGGCATGCCGACCACCCATGCCGAGTTGATCAACGCCGACCTGCTGGCGTTCATTCAAGGCTGA
- a CDS encoding signal peptidase II → MSVVLKSRLFAVLIGVLFIVFDQWVKVQALVKLSAESFRFGSEFAWLDVALSLNPGAFLSLGAGLDPQVKQLIFIVGVGAVVVWAAGWSLARWVTTPVKAAAMYLIALGGVSNLIDRVFRQGHVVDYLVLNLGPLHTGVFNIADIAIMVGAGVLLLAEIRKGRG, encoded by the coding sequence ATGTCAGTTGTGTTGAAAAGTCGGCTATTTGCCGTGTTGATCGGTGTGCTGTTTATCGTGTTCGATCAGTGGGTCAAGGTGCAGGCGCTGGTCAAATTGTCCGCCGAGAGTTTCCGCTTTGGCAGTGAGTTTGCCTGGCTGGACGTTGCCTTGAGCCTGAATCCGGGGGCCTTCCTCAGCCTGGGTGCGGGGCTGGATCCGCAGGTCAAGCAGCTGATTTTCATTGTTGGTGTGGGCGCCGTGGTCGTCTGGGCCGCAGGGTGGTCGCTTGCGCGCTGGGTGACCACTCCGGTCAAGGCGGCAGCGATGTATTTGATTGCCTTGGGCGGCGTGTCGAACCTGATCGACCGAGTGTTTCGCCAGGGGCATGTGGTGGATTACCTGGTGCTGAACCTCGGGCCGCTGCACACCGGGGTGTTCAACATTGCCGATATCGCGATCATGGTCGGGGCGGGGGTGTTGTTGCTGGCGGAGATCAGGAAGGGGCGGGGGTAG
- a CDS encoding amino acid ABC transporter permease produces the protein MSAPQPPLKPVVASTGSRLPGFRVRLYLTWLGLFVMFVAFFLSFDLKFSIIVEKFPYLAGFKLGPNGFLQGAALTLFLCLCSMLVSVLLGFAAALARLSSSAVLVGIASFYTSFFRGTPLLIQILLIYLGLPQLGLVPGAISAGIIALSLNYGAYLSEIFRAGLLGVARGQSEAALALGMRPRQILFHIILPQAMRVIIPPTANQAISMLKDSSLISVMGVWEVMFLAQSYGRSSYRYLEMLTTAAVIYWVLSISLELIQARLERRFGKAYQR, from the coding sequence ATGAGTGCTCCCCAACCCCCTCTGAAACCCGTCGTCGCATCGACGGGTTCGCGCCTGCCCGGCTTTCGCGTGCGCCTGTACCTGACCTGGCTGGGGCTGTTCGTGATGTTCGTCGCGTTCTTCCTCAGCTTCGATTTGAAGTTCTCGATCATCGTCGAGAAGTTCCCCTACCTGGCCGGTTTCAAACTCGGACCCAACGGCTTCCTGCAGGGCGCGGCGCTGACGTTGTTCCTGTGCCTGTGTTCGATGCTGGTGTCGGTGCTGCTGGGGTTTGCCGCGGCATTGGCCCGACTGTCCAGTAGCGCGGTGCTGGTGGGGATCGCCAGCTTCTACACCTCGTTCTTTCGTGGCACGCCGCTGCTGATTCAGATCCTGCTGATCTACCTCGGCCTGCCGCAGTTGGGCCTGGTGCCGGGGGCGATCAGCGCCGGGATCATCGCCCTGTCGCTGAACTACGGCGCCTACCTCAGCGAAATCTTCCGCGCTGGCCTGCTCGGCGTCGCCCGCGGCCAGAGCGAAGCGGCGCTGGCGCTGGGCATGCGCCCGCGACAGATTCTCTTCCACATCATCCTGCCGCAAGCGATGCGGGTGATCATTCCGCCGACCGCCAACCAGGCCATCTCGATGCTCAAGGACTCCTCCCTGATCTCGGTGATGGGCGTCTGGGAAGTGATGTTCCTTGCCCAATCCTATGGCCGTTCCAGCTACCGCTACCTGGAAATGCTGACCACCGCCGCGGTGATCTACTGGGTGCTGTCGATCTCCCTGGAACTGATCCAGGCCCGGCTGGAAAGGCGCTTTGGCAAGGCCTATCAGCGTTAG
- a CDS encoding MFS transporter has protein sequence MQQTATPPGTLPDAALESAYRKTAWRIIPLLVLCYLVAYLDRVNVGFAKLQMLDDLKFSEAVYGLGAGIFFIGYLLFEIPSNIALHRFGARRWIARIMVTWGLLSAAMMFIETPMTFYVLRLLIGIAEAGFFPGIIFYLTTWFPSQRRGVMTALFIMALPISSLFGSLISGLILQHLDGVQGYAGWQWLFVIEGLPAVGLAAAVFFLLRDRIADAHWLTPEERQGMQAAIDREAATKQSHHLRDGLLNPQIWLLGAVYFCLVLGQYVISFWLPTIIRNSGVQQPWAIGVLSALPYAAAAVSMVLVSRSSDRRGEYRWHLAICATIGALGVAFGTLFGDNLVLGMLGLIVGTAAMISSLPVFWGLPAAVVSGAAAAAGVALINTLGNVAGFFSTIVVGWLTQMTGNTQAAMYVMAAILLVGGGLGLTVNHVRKAVLLPAA, from the coding sequence ATGCAACAGACTGCCACGCCCCCGGGCACCCTGCCCGACGCCGCGCTCGAATCAGCCTACCGCAAGACCGCCTGGCGGATCATTCCGCTGCTGGTGCTGTGTTACCTGGTGGCTTACCTGGACCGGGTCAACGTCGGCTTCGCCAAACTGCAAATGCTCGACGACCTGAAGTTCAGCGAAGCGGTGTACGGCCTCGGCGCCGGAATCTTCTTCATCGGCTACCTGCTGTTCGAGATCCCCAGCAACATCGCCCTGCACCGCTTCGGCGCCCGACGCTGGATCGCCCGGATCATGGTGACCTGGGGCCTGCTGTCGGCGGCGATGATGTTCATCGAAACGCCAATGACCTTCTACGTACTGCGGCTGCTGATCGGCATCGCCGAGGCCGGTTTCTTTCCCGGGATCATCTTCTACCTCACCACCTGGTTTCCCAGCCAGCGCCGGGGTGTGATGACTGCCCTGTTCATCATGGCCCTGCCGATTTCCAGCCTGTTCGGCTCGTTGATTTCCGGGCTGATCCTGCAGCACCTCGATGGCGTCCAGGGCTATGCCGGCTGGCAGTGGCTGTTCGTCATCGAAGGCCTGCCCGCCGTCGGACTGGCGGCGGCGGTGTTCTTCCTGTTGCGTGACCGCATCGCCGACGCCCACTGGCTGACGCCCGAGGAACGTCAGGGCATGCAGGCCGCTATCGACCGCGAGGCCGCCACCAAGCAAAGCCACCACCTGCGCGACGGCCTGCTCAACCCGCAAATCTGGCTGCTGGGCGCGGTGTATTTCTGCCTGGTGCTGGGGCAATACGTGATCAGCTTCTGGCTGCCGACCATCATCCGCAACAGCGGCGTGCAACAACCCTGGGCCATCGGCGTGCTCAGCGCCCTGCCCTATGCCGCCGCTGCAGTGAGCATGGTGCTGGTGAGTCGCAGCTCTGATCGCCGTGGCGAATACCGTTGGCACCTGGCAATCTGCGCGACCATCGGCGCCCTGGGCGTGGCCTTTGGCACGCTGTTTGGCGACAACCTGGTGCTGGGCATGCTCGGTTTGATCGTCGGTACGGCGGCGATGATCAGCAGCCTGCCGGTATTCTGGGGCTTGCCGGCGGCAGTGGTCAGTGGCGCCGCAGCGGCCGCCGGGGTGGCGTTGATCAACACCCTGGGCAACGTCGCCGGGTTCTTCAGCACCATCGTCGTCGGCTGGTTGACCCAGATGACCGGTAACACCCAGGCGGCGATGTACGTGATGGCGGCGATCTTGCTGGTGGGTGGCGGGCTGGGGTTGACGGTCAATCATGTGCGCAAGGCCGTGCTGCTGCCGGCGGCCTGA
- a CDS encoding ABC transporter substrate-binding protein, translating into MRLPSLLGAGLVVLAAASQAFAGATLDRVESRKEVVNVLMESYPPFSFLNEQNQLDGFDVDVAKAVAEKLGVKLRLETPSWDVIAAGRWSGRYDICICSMTPSKARAEVFDFPVEYYASPAVIVVNAKDERIHSAKDLNNLKVGLTSASSYESYLNKNLVIEGAEEQKIDYPFDAVQIAPYDTDNVAFQDLGLGAGVRLDAILTNLVTAQPRLNQDQRFKLAGPALYEEPNSVAIEKGDPEWDAKVRQVFAELKADGTLAKLSQKWIGADISK; encoded by the coding sequence ATGCGTTTACCTTCCTTGTTGGGCGCGGGTCTTGTCGTACTCGCTGCAGCGTCTCAAGCCTTCGCCGGTGCCACCCTTGATCGCGTCGAATCTCGTAAGGAAGTGGTCAACGTGCTGATGGAGAGCTATCCGCCGTTCTCTTTCCTCAATGAGCAAAACCAGCTCGACGGTTTTGACGTCGACGTGGCCAAGGCGGTCGCCGAGAAGCTGGGCGTCAAGCTGCGTCTGGAGACTCCTTCGTGGGACGTAATCGCCGCCGGTCGCTGGAGCGGTCGCTACGATATTTGCATCTGCTCGATGACCCCGAGCAAGGCGCGGGCCGAAGTGTTCGATTTCCCGGTGGAGTACTACGCATCGCCGGCGGTGATCGTGGTCAACGCCAAGGATGAGCGCATCCATTCGGCCAAGGACTTGAATAACCTCAAGGTCGGCCTCACCAGCGCCTCCAGCTATGAGAGCTACCTGAATAAGAACCTGGTGATCGAAGGCGCCGAAGAGCAGAAGATCGACTACCCCTTCGACGCGGTACAGATCGCCCCCTATGACACCGACAACGTCGCCTTCCAGGACCTCGGCCTCGGCGCCGGTGTGCGCCTGGACGCGATCCTCACCAACCTGGTGACCGCGCAACCACGCCTCAACCAGGACCAGCGCTTCAAGCTGGCCGGTCCCGCGCTCTATGAAGAGCCTAACTCGGTGGCCATCGAAAAGGGCGATCCAGAGTGGGACGCGAAAGTCCGCCAGGTATTCGCCGAGCTGAAGGCTGACGGCACCCTGGCCAAGCTGTCGCAGAAATGGATCGGCGCCGACATCAGCAAATGA
- a CDS encoding LysR family transcriptional regulator, protein MEIRQLKYFVAVVDAGSLSRASRDIHVVQSALSKQMSALEAELGAQLFHRSNSGIVVNEAGKVFYEYAQGMLKQLDAAKAAVNPDAAALSGSIVVALPQSVATILALPLLQAVARTYPQVQLHLNEELTGNLVDQLVRGRVDIALFTRIGLPSEVSFSPLIEEDFYLIHRADAPDMPAAGDVTLAEAVAQPLVFPSRAHSHSTRAFVDQALAEQQLPPSRVAMEVNSVHILKSAVEAGIGPSIMPLNLALREVAEGRLVAHPITPRVMFRTLGICVCEALPSSKLRELISALIGQVVRDMCRSGEWPATRLIDPS, encoded by the coding sequence ATGGAAATCAGGCAACTCAAATACTTCGTCGCGGTGGTCGATGCCGGCAGTCTGTCCCGGGCTTCGCGGGACATTCATGTGGTGCAGTCGGCCCTTAGCAAGCAGATGTCAGCGCTGGAGGCCGAGCTCGGTGCGCAGCTGTTTCATCGCAGCAACAGCGGGATCGTGGTCAACGAAGCCGGCAAAGTGTTCTACGAATACGCCCAGGGCATGCTCAAGCAACTGGACGCGGCCAAGGCGGCGGTCAACCCCGATGCGGCGGCCCTCAGCGGCTCGATCGTGGTCGCATTGCCGCAAAGCGTGGCGACCATCCTCGCTCTGCCCTTGCTGCAGGCCGTGGCCCGCACTTACCCGCAGGTGCAGTTGCATCTGAATGAAGAGCTCACCGGCAACCTGGTGGATCAACTGGTGCGTGGTCGGGTCGACATCGCCCTGTTCACCCGCATCGGCCTGCCGTCAGAAGTCAGCTTCAGCCCACTGATTGAGGAGGACTTCTACCTGATCCACCGTGCCGATGCCCCCGACATGCCGGCCGCCGGCGACGTGACCCTGGCCGAGGCGGTGGCGCAACCCCTGGTGTTTCCCAGCCGCGCCCACAGCCACAGTACCCGCGCCTTTGTCGACCAGGCCCTGGCCGAGCAACAGTTGCCGCCTTCGCGGGTGGCCATGGAAGTCAACTCGGTGCACATCCTCAAGAGTGCGGTGGAAGCTGGCATCGGCCCGAGCATCATGCCGCTCAACCTGGCCCTGCGCGAGGTCGCCGAAGGTCGCCTGGTGGCCCACCCGATCACCCCGCGGGTGATGTTCCGCACCCTCGGCATCTGCGTCTGCGAGGCGCTGCCCAGCAGCAAATTACGCGAGTTGATCAGCGCGCTGATCGGCCAGGTGGTGCGCGACATGTGCCGCTCCGGCGAATGGCCAGCGACCCGCCTGATCGATCCGTCCTGA
- a CDS encoding TonB-dependent siderophore receptor — translation MSLPMLSRSHSAELPHSPLTMRPLALAIHMLAAGIVCTAPFAQAAEQTETGSSVTLAPIAVTETAARERNAVTEDSHSYTTEAARTATPLSMSLRETPQSVSVVTQQRIQDQDLKTILDVVNNATGVSVNRYETSRAQFNARGFELNSLMIDGVPTIYEQPWSGGEIFSSLAMYDRVEVVRGANGLMTGAGDPSASLNMVRKRASSAELEGSLELSGGTWDTYGVEGDVSSALNPEGTIRGRVVAESNEGDTWIDMNSTKRQTLYGTMDIDLTPDTTLWFGLSHQESNADSPMWGGLPVWYADGGRTNWSRSKTTSAKWSKWDTTYDTYFVNLDHTFANDWQVNLSYNRGERSSDSALLYLSGNPGRNGSSGMDSFPARYMTETTQDDYAIRFNGPFSFLGREHELAFGYVDSKQKFDADTHVAQSGFGGVANFDAYNGDFAEPTWAPRSEYGYSETRQKGLYAATRLNVTDDLKVILGARESWYEKTSDDIYSDVSKIDVDHELTPYAGVVYDLTDNLSAYASYTEIFLPQSVRDSSGQMLDPIVGESTEIGLKGEYFDGRLNASAAVFQIKQDNLGQSTGVLIDPNNPVGGYAYEASEGATSKGFELEVSGELATDWNASVGYTQFTAEDAKGNNVNTLYPTKLLRTFTTYRLPGALNKLTIGGGVNWQDSIYTYATNPAGNQEKIQQDAYALVNLMARYEITDNLSAQLNADNVTDQKYFDVFDAYGALTYGAPRSFTASAKYRF, via the coding sequence ATGTCCCTTCCAATGCTCTCGCGTTCACACTCCGCCGAATTGCCGCACTCGCCCCTGACCATGCGCCCGCTGGCGCTCGCCATCCACATGCTGGCAGCCGGCATCGTTTGCACTGCGCCTTTCGCGCAGGCGGCGGAACAGACAGAGACTGGAAGCTCTGTGACCCTGGCCCCTATCGCTGTCACGGAGACAGCCGCACGTGAACGCAATGCGGTCACCGAGGACAGCCACTCCTACACCACCGAAGCCGCCCGCACCGCCACGCCGTTGAGCATGTCCCTGCGCGAAACCCCGCAGTCGGTCAGCGTCGTCACCCAGCAACGCATCCAGGACCAGGACCTGAAGACCATCCTCGATGTGGTCAACAACGCCACCGGGGTCTCCGTCAACCGCTACGAGACCAGCCGCGCGCAGTTCAACGCCCGGGGTTTCGAACTCAACTCGCTGATGATCGACGGCGTGCCGACCATCTACGAACAACCCTGGAGCGGCGGCGAAATCTTCAGCAGCCTGGCGATGTACGACCGCGTTGAAGTGGTGCGCGGCGCCAACGGCCTGATGACCGGTGCCGGCGACCCTTCGGCGTCGCTGAACATGGTGCGCAAGCGCGCCAGCAGCGCTGAACTCGAGGGTTCGCTGGAACTGAGCGGCGGCACCTGGGACACCTATGGTGTGGAAGGCGATGTGTCTTCGGCCTTGAACCCGGAAGGCACGATTCGCGGGCGCGTGGTGGCCGAGAGCAACGAAGGCGACACCTGGATCGACATGAACTCGACCAAGCGCCAGACCCTGTACGGCACCATGGACATCGACCTGACGCCCGACACCACCCTGTGGTTCGGCCTGAGTCACCAGGAAAGCAACGCCGATTCGCCGATGTGGGGCGGCCTGCCGGTCTGGTACGCCGACGGCGGCCGCACCAACTGGAGCCGTTCCAAGACCACCTCGGCGAAATGGAGCAAGTGGGACACCACCTACGACACCTACTTCGTCAACCTCGACCACACCTTCGCCAACGATTGGCAGGTCAACCTCAGCTACAACCGAGGTGAGCGCAGCAGTGATTCCGCGTTGTTGTACCTGTCGGGCAATCCGGGCCGCAACGGCAGTTCGGGCATGGACTCGTTCCCGGCGCGCTACATGACCGAGACCACCCAGGACGACTACGCCATCCGCTTCAACGGCCCGTTCTCTTTCCTCGGTCGCGAGCACGAACTGGCCTTCGGTTACGTCGACAGCAAGCAGAAGTTCGACGCCGACACCCACGTCGCGCAATCCGGCTTCGGTGGCGTGGCCAATTTCGACGCCTACAACGGCGACTTCGCGGAACCGACCTGGGCCCCACGCAGCGAGTACGGCTACAGTGAAACCCGGCAGAAAGGCCTGTACGCGGCGACCCGCCTGAACGTCACCGACGACTTGAAAGTGATCCTCGGCGCCCGCGAGAGCTGGTACGAAAAAACCAGCGATGACATCTACTCGGACGTCAGCAAGATCGACGTCGACCATGAGCTGACGCCCTACGCCGGCGTGGTCTACGACCTCACCGACAACCTCTCGGCCTACGCCAGCTACACCGAGATTTTCCTGCCGCAGTCGGTGCGCGACAGCAGCGGCCAGATGCTCGATCCGATCGTCGGCGAAAGCACGGAGATCGGTCTCAAGGGAGAGTACTTTGATGGTCGCCTGAACGCCTCGGCGGCGGTGTTCCAGATCAAGCAGGACAACCTCGGGCAGAGCACCGGCGTGCTGATCGACCCGAACAATCCGGTCGGCGGTTATGCCTATGAAGCCAGCGAAGGCGCCACCAGCAAGGGCTTCGAGCTGGAAGTCTCGGGCGAACTGGCGACCGACTGGAATGCCTCGGTGGGCTACACCCAGTTCACCGCCGAAGATGCCAAGGGCAACAACGTCAACACCCTGTACCCGACCAAGTTGCTGCGCACCTTCACCACCTACCGCCTGCCCGGCGCGCTTAACAAGCTGACCATCGGCGGCGGTGTCAACTGGCAGGATTCGATCTACACCTACGCCACCAACCCGGCCGGCAACCAGGAGAAGATCCAGCAGGACGCCTACGCCCTGGTCAACCTGATGGCCCGCTACGAAATCACCGACAACCTCTCGGCCCAGCTCAACGCCGACAACGTCACCGACCAGAAGTACTTCGACGTCTTCGACGCCTACGGCGCCCTGACCTACGGCGCACCACGGAGCTTCACGGCGTCGGCCAAGTATCGGTTCTAA
- a CDS encoding FAD-binding oxidoreductase: MLPTAPATPAFPPLPEALLAELSQLLGSRLSTSASVREHHGRDISALDPMPPQAVAFVNHLDEIVAVQQACHRYRVPIIPYGSGSSLEGWVHAVHGGVCIDLSAMNQILDVRIDDMDVTVQPGVTRKQLNAALHGTGLFFPIDPGADASLGGMAATRASGTNAVRYGTMRENVLAMTAVLADGRVLHTGGRARKSSAGYDLGHLLIGSGGTLATVAELTVKLHPIPEAICAAVCNFPSVDQAVRTVIQAIQLGVPIARIELIDTLTVRALNAYSKTSLHEAPSLFFELHGSEAGVKEQVDMVRMLADEHGGQDFDWAVHPEDRSRLWQARHDGYFAATALRPGCRTLTTDAVVPISRLAECIEATAADLQENGLLAPIFGHVGDGNFHAVILVDPNDPDEVQRAEDVAHRLAERAIAMQGSCTGEHGIGLTKQGFMEQEHGPHAVAIMAAIKAALDPRQLMNPGKIFARGTPAE, encoded by the coding sequence ATGCTGCCCACCGCCCCCGCCACACCTGCTTTCCCGCCCCTGCCCGAGGCCCTGCTCGCGGAGCTGAGCCAATTGCTCGGTTCACGCCTGAGCACGTCCGCCAGTGTCCGCGAACACCATGGCCGCGACATTTCCGCCCTCGACCCGATGCCGCCGCAAGCCGTGGCCTTCGTCAATCACCTGGACGAAATCGTCGCCGTGCAGCAGGCCTGCCATCGCTACCGGGTGCCGATTATTCCGTACGGCAGTGGCAGTTCCCTGGAAGGCTGGGTGCACGCGGTGCATGGCGGGGTGTGCATCGACCTGTCGGCGATGAACCAGATTCTCGACGTGCGCATCGACGACATGGACGTCACCGTGCAACCCGGCGTGACCCGCAAACAACTGAACGCCGCCCTGCACGGCACCGGCCTGTTCTTCCCCATCGACCCCGGCGCCGATGCGTCGCTGGGTGGCATGGCCGCCACCCGTGCCTCGGGTACCAACGCCGTGCGCTACGGCACCATGCGCGAAAACGTGCTGGCAATGACTGCGGTGCTGGCCGACGGTCGCGTCCTGCACACCGGTGGGCGGGCACGCAAATCTTCGGCCGGCTATGACCTCGGGCACCTGCTGATCGGCTCCGGCGGCACCCTGGCCACGGTGGCAGAACTGACGGTCAAGCTGCACCCGATCCCGGAAGCGATCTGCGCGGCGGTGTGCAATTTCCCCAGCGTCGACCAGGCGGTGCGCACGGTGATCCAGGCCATTCAACTGGGGGTGCCGATTGCCCGCATCGAACTGATCGACACCCTCACCGTCCGCGCGCTCAACGCCTACAGCAAGACCAGCCTGCACGAAGCGCCGTCGCTGTTTTTCGAGCTGCATGGCTCCGAAGCGGGGGTCAAGGAACAGGTGGACATGGTGCGCATGCTCGCCGACGAACACGGCGGTCAGGACTTCGACTGGGCAGTCCATCCCGAAGACCGCAGCCGCCTGTGGCAGGCGCGCCACGACGGTTATTTCGCCGCCACTGCCCTGCGTCCCGGCTGCCGCACCCTGACCACCGACGCCGTGGTGCCGATCTCGCGCCTGGCCGAATGCATCGAGGCCACCGCCGCCGATCTCCAGGAAAACGGCCTGCTGGCGCCGATCTTCGGGCATGTCGGCGATGGCAATTTCCATGCGGTGATCCTCGTCGACCCCAACGATCCAGACGAAGTACAGCGCGCCGAAGACGTCGCCCATCGGCTGGCCGAACGAGCGATTGCGATGCAGGGTTCGTGCACCGGCGAGCACGGCATCGGCCTGACCAAGCAAGGCTTCATGGAGCAGGAGCACGGGCCGCACGCGGTGGCTATCATGGCCGCGATCAAGGCCGCCCTCGACCCCCGGCAACTGATGAACCCGGGCAAGATCTTCGCCCGTGGCACGCCGGCCGAGTGA